A genomic stretch from Cyprinus carpio isolate SPL01 chromosome A12, ASM1834038v1, whole genome shotgun sequence includes:
- the LOC109058217 gene encoding LOW QUALITY PROTEIN: ATP-dependent RNA helicase DHX8-like (The sequence of the model RefSeq protein was modified relative to this genomic sequence to represent the inferred CDS: inserted 3 bases in 2 codons; substituted 1 base at 1 genomic stop codon): MANIVEDELKNLEYLSLVSKVCTELDNHLVINDKDLAEFVISLAEKHPTIDEFKSVLVKKWSRFHSKIFKISSLSRICSFNFMCCDFTFVPKNEKDKLKVLFPALCRPDNPNTRNMLDEDDVKVAGDAMKELEMFMPSVSGTEPSSSKYRSETSSSGKKKRRSRSRSRSRDRDRERDKDRRRRHRSRSHSRSRSNERDRRKRRSRWHSRSRSRSPARGDRDKGSDRWKNKHVDRPPPEEPSVGDIYNGKVTSIMQFGCFVQLEGLRYVFNTDVDQDTGEDLNPNRRRNVGGEGQEESAMWNPDRPTNLNLGHAPEVEDDTLECKRLTKISDPEKWEIKQMIAANVLSKEEFPDFDEETGILPKVDDEEDEDLEIELVEEEPPFLRGHTKQSMDMSPVKIVKNPDGSLSQAAMMQSALAKEXREVKQAQREAEMDSIPMGLNKHWVXPLPDTDGRQIAANMRGIGMIPEWKKHAFGANKSSYGKKTQLSILEQRESLPIYKLKEQLIQAVHDNQILIVIGETGSGKTTQITQYLAEAGYTTRGKIGCTQPRRVAAMSVAKRVSEEYGCCLGQEVGYTIRFEDCTSPETVIKYMTDGMLLRECLIDPDLGQYAIIMLDEAHERTIHTDVLFGLLKKTVQKRTDMKLXSATLDAVKFSQYFYEAPIFTIPGRTYPVEVLYTKEPETDYLDASLITVMQIHLTEPPGDVLVFLTVEEIDTACEILYERIKSLGPDVPELIILPVYSALPSEMQTRIFDPAPPGSRKVVIATNIAETSLTIDGIYYVVDPGFVKQKVYNSKTGIDQLVVTPISQAQAKQWAGRAGRTGPGKCYRLYTERAYRDEMLTTNVPEIQRTNLASTVLSLKAMGINDLLSFDFMNAPPMETLIRAMEQLYTLGALDDEGLLTCLGRRMAEFPLEPMLCKMLIMSVHLGCSEEMMTIVSLSVQNVFYRPKDKQALADQKKAKFHQPEGDHLTLLAVYNSWKNNKFSNPWCYENFIQARSLRRAQDIRKQMLGIMDRHKLDVVSCGKATVRVQKAICSGFFRNAAKKDPQEGYRTLIDQQVVYIHPSSTLFNRQPEWVVYHELVLTTKEYMREVTTIDPRWLVEFSPAFFKVSDPTRLSKQKKQQRLEPLYNRYEEPNAWRISRAFRRR; this comes from the exons ctgAGTTTGTAATCAGTCTTGCTGAGAAACATCCAACCATTGATGAATTCAAGTCAGTGCTGGTAAAAAAATGGAGCCGATttcacagtaagatttttaaaatctcatCTCTGTCAAGAATTTGTTCCTTCAATTTTATGTGTTGTGATTTTACATTTGTA CCAAAGAATGAAAAGGACAAGTTGAAAGTGCTGTTTCCAGCTCTGTGCAGACCTGACAATCCTAATACTAGG AATATGCTGGATGAGGATGATGTGAAAGTTGCAGGCGACGCCATGAAAGAGTTGGAGATGTTTATGCCTAGTGTTAGTGGTACAGAACCTAGCAGCAGTAAATACAG ATCTGAAACCAGCAGCAGCGgtaagaagaagaggaggagcagAAGCCGCAGTCGGAGCAGAGACAGGGATAGGGAAAGAGACAAAGACAGACGGAGACGGCATCGCTCTCGCTCCCATTCCAGATCTCGCTCTaatgagagagacagaaggaAGCGCAGGAGCCGCTGGCACTCTCGCAGCAGGTCCAGGAGTCCTGCACGGGGAGACAGAGACAAAGGCTCCGACCGCTGGAAGAACAAACATGTTGACAGGCCCCCACCGGAGGAGCCATCTGTGGGGGATATCTACAACGGCAAAGTCACCAGTATTATGCAGTTTGGCTGCTTTGTGCAGTTGGAAGGTCTCAGGtatgtttttaataca GATGTTGACCAGGACACTGGTGAAGATCTGAACCCTAACAGAAGGAGAAATGTGGGTGGAGAAGGTCAGGAAGAGTCAGCCATGTGGAATCCTGACAGACCCACTAACCTCAACCTGGGCCATGCTCCAGAGGTAGAGGATGACACATTGGAATGCAAAAGACTCACAAAGATATCCGATCCGGAAAAGTGGGAAATCAAACAG ATGATTGCTGCCAATGTGTTGTCTAAGGAGGAATTCCCAGACTTTGATGAAGAGACCGGAATTCTGCCTAAAGTTGATGATGAGGAGG ATGAAGACTTGGAGATTGAGCTGGTGGAAGAGGAACCTCCATTCCTGAGGGGGCACACCAAACAGAGCATGGACATGAGTCCTGTCAAGATTGTCAAG AACCCAGATGGATCTCTCTCCCAAGCAGCCATGATGCAGAGTGCCCTGGCCAAAGAGTGACGGGAGGTGAAACAGGCCCAAAGGGAAGCCGAAATGGACTCAATACCCATGGGCCTTAACAAACACTGGG GACCACTGCCTGACA CCGACGGCAGGCAGATAGCTGCCAACATGAGGGGCATAGGTATGATCCCAGAATGGAAGAAACACGCCTTTGGTGCCAACAAGTCGTCCTATGGAAAAAAGACTCAACTTTCTATCCTAGAGCAAAGAGAGAGTCTTCCTATCTACAAGCTGAAAGAGCAGCTCATTCAG GCTGTCCATGACAACCAGATCCTGATTGTGATCGGTGAGACGGGCTCAGGGAAGACCACTCAGATCACTCAGTACCTGGCTGAGGCTGGATACACCACACGGGGGAAGATCGGGTGCACACAACCCAGAAGAGTGGCAGCCATGTCTGTGGCTAAAAGAGTGTCGGAGGAGTACGGTTGTTGTTTAGGTCAAGAG GTTGGCTACACCATCCGTTTTGAGGACTGCACAAGTCCTGAGACTGTCATTAAGTACATGACGGACGGTATGCTGTTAAGAGAGTGTCTGATTGACCCTGATCTGGGCCAGTATGCAATCATTATGTTGGATGAGGCCCATGAGAGAACCATTCACACAGACGTGCTCTTTGGCCTGCTCAAGAAG actgtACAGAAGCGAACTGACATGAAGCT ATCTGCTACGCTGGATGCTGTGAAATTCTCACAGTACTTTTATGAAGCACCTATTTTTACTATCCCTGGTCGTACATATCCAGTGGAGGTTTTGTACACTAAAGAACCTGAGACTGACTATCTGGATGCCAGTCTGATCACAGTCATGCAGATTCACCTCACTGAGCCTCCAG GTGACGTCTTGGTGTTCTTGACAGTGGAGGAGATTGACACAGCATGTGAGATCCTGTATGAACGAATTAAATCCCTCGGTCCTGATGTCCCAGAGCTGATCATCCTCCCAGTGTACTCTGCCCTGCCCAGTGAAATGCAGACCAGGATCTTTGACCCAGCACCACCTGGAAGTAGAAAG GTGGTTATTGCTACTAACATCGCAGAGACATCTTTGACAATTGATGGGATCTACTATGTGGTGGATCCAGGTTTTGTCAAACAGAAGGTGTATAACTCCAAAACTGGGATTGATCAGCTAGTGGTTACCCCCATCTCCCAG GCCCAGGCTAAGCAGTGGGCAGGCAGAGCAGGTAGAACAGGCCCTGGGAAGTGCTACAGACTCTATACAGAACGTGCCTACAGAGATGAGATGCTCACCACCAACGTACCTGAGATTCAGAGAACTAACTTGGCCAGCACTGTACTGTCTCTAAAG GCAATGGGCATCAATGACCTTTTGTCATTTGATTTCATGAATGCTCCGCCCATGGAGACGCTCATTAGGGCCATGGAGCAGCTGTACACTCTAGGAGCATTGGATGATGAAGGTTTGCTCACATGCCTCGGTCGTAGA ATGGCTGAGTTTCCTCTGGAGCCCATGCTTTGTAAGATGTTGATCATGTCCGTCCATCTTGGCTGTAGTGAAGAGATGATGACCATAGTGTCGCTCTCCGTACAGAATGTCTTCTATAGACCAAAG GACAAACAAGCTCTGGCAGACCAGAAGAAGGCTAAGTTTCACCAGCCTGAGGGGGACCACCTGACTTTGTTGGCTGTCTACAACTCCTGGAAGAACAACAAGTTTTCCAACCCCTGGTGCTATGAAAACTTCATCCAGGCGCGATCTCTCAGGCGTGCACAGGATATCCGCAAACAGATGCTGGGCATCATGGATAG ACACAAGCTGGATGTGGTATCATGCGGTAAAGCCACAGTACGTGTACAGAAGGCCATCTGCAGTGGTTTCTTCCGGAATGCAGCCAAAAAGGACCCTCAAGAAGGATACAGGACCCTCATAGACCAGCAGGTGGTCTACATCCACCCCTCCAGCACGTTGTTCAATCGCCAACCAGAATG GGTGGTGTATCATGAGCTTGTGCTGACCACTAAAGAGTACATGAGGGAGGTGACCACTATTGACCCAAGGTGGCTTGTAGAATTTTCTCCAGCTTTCTTCAAAGTCTCTGATCCCACACGCCTCAGCAAGCAGAAGAAACAGCAGCGGTTGGAGCCCCTCTACAACCGTTACGAGGAACCAAATGCCTGGAGAATATCAAGAGCCTTCAGACGACGCTAG